The Gemmatimonadota bacterium genome contains a region encoding:
- a CDS encoding metal-dependent hydrolase translates to MTAPTHIAFGLLTVAGSFSFFSLPLHRNLPAIACAIIGSVLPDIDSPRSYIGRVLPYASIPIERQWGHRTITHSLLCLLALSVMIWPLLIYQIPCYAALLLGYLSHIVADCATKSGVPLFYPHSAACVFPGSAKYRIKTGSMGERYLSIGLLLMLLIFLPILHMGGIWQSFRYLMATPSAAYADYRQADTETILTFEGRWRHTREHVRGEGVILDARPAMFWIVVNGQVQTCGEHGAILPDKVRVRETDRPVQIQRLQLKDETYEQLVNQIPENSFVSGQLKATETFSPGRETPNTITITSRSLKFQFARKVDISRLQPVSQNLSERVKNLSEEILRICEKLEIAKMAYPPIHYLELSRMEQELTEKRKKIETLKRAHVRFSGTLFIRIFSNQPSAFSFQSPPNHPKAKTTGLRLTARRNDNPATHGFPDS, encoded by the coding sequence ATGACCGCACCCACACATATCGCATTTGGACTACTCACCGTAGCGGGATCCTTTTCATTCTTCTCCCTGCCCCTACACCGCAACCTTCCCGCAATCGCATGCGCCATCATAGGAAGCGTGCTCCCGGATATAGATTCCCCGCGCAGTTATATCGGTCGCGTGCTCCCTTATGCATCCATCCCCATCGAACGGCAATGGGGACACCGCACAATCACACACTCGCTGCTCTGTCTGCTCGCCCTATCGGTCATGATCTGGCCCTTACTCATCTATCAAATCCCGTGTTACGCGGCCTTGCTCCTGGGCTACCTGAGCCATATAGTCGCCGATTGCGCCACCAAAAGCGGTGTACCCCTGTTTTATCCCCATTCAGCGGCCTGTGTCTTCCCCGGCAGCGCAAAATACAGAATCAAAACCGGATCTATGGGAGAACGCTATCTGTCAATCGGACTTTTGCTTATGCTCCTGATATTCCTGCCCATATTGCACATGGGAGGCATCTGGCAATCATTCAGATACCTCATGGCCACACCCTCTGCTGCATACGCAGATTACCGGCAAGCCGACACAGAAACCATCTTAACCTTTGAAGGACGCTGGCGACACACGCGGGAGCACGTACGCGGAGAAGGTGTGATCCTCGATGCCAGACCCGCCATGTTCTGGATCGTAGTCAACGGACAGGTTCAAACGTGCGGAGAACACGGCGCCATCTTACCGGACAAAGTGCGCGTGCGAGAAACGGATCGCCCCGTACAAATTCAGAGGCTCCAGTTAAAAGACGAAACCTATGAGCAACTGGTAAATCAGATCCCCGAAAACAGTTTTGTATCTGGGCAACTCAAAGCAACTGAAACATTCTCCCCCGGGCGTGAAACCCCCAATACCATCACCATCACTTCCCGATCATTGAAATTTCAATTTGCCCGAAAAGTAGATATCTCGCGGCTTCAGCCCGTCTCTCAAAATTTATCAGAACGCGTAAAAAATCTATCAGAGGAAATATTGAGAATTTGTGAAAAACTGGAAATCGCAAAAATGGCTTATCCGCCAATTCACTACCTCGAACTGAGTCGAATGGAACAAGAACTTACAGAAAAAAGAAAAAAAATCGAAACACTGAAACGCGCACATGTGCGATTCAGCGGCACATTATTCATTCGCATATTCAGCAATCAGCCTTCAGCTTTCAGCTTTCAGTCCCCGCCCAACCACCCAAAGGCAAAAACCACTGGATTGCGGCTTACTGCACGCCGCAATGACAACCCTGCAACGCACGGATTTCCTGACAGCTGA